From a single Paenibacillus sp. FSL W8-0426 genomic region:
- the mazG gene encoding nucleoside triphosphate pyrophosphohydrolase, whose translation MSAALTVVGLGSGDADQLTIGIVKKMKQAAVLYVRTLDHPVLDDLRQEGFKMTSFDSIYESKASFPEVYDEIANRLIEAACQGEGGSEIVYAVPGHPMVAEASVRLLKERCPDKGISLRVMGGESFLDEAFIRLGFDPIEGFQLLDASSLSPELIQPQLHTLIGQVYDTFTASDVKLCLMEVYPDEYPVYVGHALGVQDQEIIRKVPLHDLDRVEGYGNLSLIYVPRNTEDHLRRRSFARLHEIVNILRSPGGCPWDQEQTHQSIRKNLIEETYEVIETIDEDDPDHMKEELGDLLLQIMLHSQMEEEVGTFNVYDVIEGLNDKLIFRHPHVFGENQASDAHEALQNWEQMKAEEKRRKGQDLKAASVLDGIPPDLPALMKGYKLQKKAAKVGFDWDDVDGVFAKIEEELAELKEAVQQNHSDEQRKLELGDLLFATANVARFIDADPEEALAATNRKFTKRFHYIETRLREQGKTPAESNVEEMERYWQEAKQRGL comes from the coding sequence ATGAGCGCAGCATTAACGGTGGTTGGCCTGGGTTCGGGAGATGCCGATCAACTGACGATAGGAATCGTGAAAAAAATGAAGCAGGCGGCCGTTCTGTACGTCCGCACGCTGGATCACCCTGTTCTGGACGATCTCAGGCAGGAAGGGTTCAAGATGACGTCGTTCGATTCCATCTATGAATCGAAGGCTTCTTTTCCGGAAGTGTATGACGAGATTGCGAACCGGCTTATCGAAGCTGCATGTCAAGGTGAAGGCGGAAGCGAAATCGTATATGCCGTTCCAGGGCATCCCATGGTTGCCGAAGCCAGCGTGCGGCTGTTGAAGGAGCGCTGTCCGGACAAGGGAATATCGCTGCGGGTGATGGGCGGAGAGAGTTTTCTGGACGAAGCGTTCATCCGCCTCGGTTTTGATCCGATTGAAGGGTTCCAGCTGCTTGATGCAAGCAGCTTGAGTCCGGAGTTGATTCAGCCCCAACTGCATACGCTGATCGGACAAGTGTATGACACGTTCACCGCTTCCGACGTGAAATTGTGCCTGATGGAAGTGTATCCGGATGAGTATCCGGTCTATGTCGGTCATGCGCTGGGCGTGCAGGATCAGGAAATCATCCGGAAAGTGCCGCTGCATGATCTCGATCGGGTCGAAGGATATGGGAATCTGTCGCTGATCTATGTGCCAAGAAATACGGAAGATCATTTGCGCCGCCGCTCATTTGCCCGCCTGCACGAGATCGTGAACATTCTTCGCAGCCCTGGCGGATGTCCGTGGGATCAGGAGCAAACGCATCAGAGCATCCGCAAAAACCTGATCGAAGAAACGTACGAGGTCATCGAAACGATAGACGAGGACGATCCGGACCACATGAAGGAAGAGCTCGGCGACCTGCTGCTGCAGATCATGCTGCACTCCCAAATGGAGGAGGAGGTCGGGACTTTTAACGTGTACGATGTCATTGAAGGGTTGAACGACAAGCTCATTTTCAGGCATCCGCATGTTTTTGGCGAAAATCAGGCCAGCGATGCGCATGAAGCGCTGCAGAATTGGGAACAGATGAAAGCAGAAGAGAAACGCCGCAAAGGCCAGGACCTGAAGGCAGCCTCTGTTCTGGACGGCATACCGCCCGACCTGCCTGCCCTGATGAAAGGATACAAGCTGCAGAAAAAAGCAGCCAAAGTCGGCTTTGACTGGGACGATGTCGATGGCGTATTTGCCAAAATCGAAGAGGAGCTGGCTGAGCTGAAGGAAGCCGTACAACAGAATCACTCCGACGAACAACGCAAGCTGGAGCTCGGCGATCTTTTATTTGCCACTGCCAATGTGGCACGTTTCATCGATGCTGATCCTGAAGAAGCGCTGGCTGCAACCAACCGGAAGTTCACGAAGCGTTTCCACTACATCGAAACCCGGTTGCGCGAGCAGGGGAAAACCCCTGCAGAGAGCAATGTTGAGGAGATGGAAAGATACTGGCAGGAGGCCAAGCAAAGAGGCTTGTAA
- a CDS encoding HU family DNA-binding protein, which translates to MNKTDLINNISTKSGLTKKDVEAVLNGFLGEITDALASGDKVQLIGFGTFETRKRSGRTGRNPQTGNEIVIPESIVPAFKAGNKLKEAVK; encoded by the coding sequence ATGAACAAAACAGACCTGATCAACAACATTTCCACGAAAAGCGGATTGACTAAAAAAGACGTCGAAGCTGTACTGAACGGCTTTTTGGGCGAAATTACAGATGCACTTGCTAGCGGAGACAAAGTACAATTGATCGGCTTTGGCACTTTCGAAACCCGCAAACGTTCCGGCCGCACTGGCCGCAACCCGCAAACAGGGAATGAAATCGTTATTCCTGAGTCCATTGTTCCTGCATTCAAAGCGGGCAACAAGCTTAAAGAAGCTGTAAAATAA
- a CDS encoding RNA-binding S4 domain-containing protein: protein MRLDKFLKVSRLIKRRTVAKDVSEQGRVLINGREAKPSAAVKVGDELTVQFGQKLVTVKVERLAESTKKEEATSLYTLVKEEPIAKDNGLNW, encoded by the coding sequence ATGCGTCTTGATAAATTCCTGAAGGTCTCAAGGCTGATCAAACGCCGCACGGTGGCTAAAGACGTTTCCGAACAGGGGCGCGTGCTGATCAATGGACGAGAAGCCAAGCCAAGCGCTGCCGTTAAGGTAGGCGATGAGCTGACGGTTCAGTTCGGTCAGAAACTGGTCACGGTAAAGGTAGAGCGACTTGCGGAGAGCACCAAGAAGGAGGAGGCGACCAGCCTCTATACCTTGGTTAAGGAAGAGCCGATCGCAAAGGATAACGGGCTGAACTGGTAA